A single genomic interval of Cucumis sativus cultivar 9930 chromosome 7, Cucumber_9930_V3, whole genome shotgun sequence harbors:
- the LOC101202984 gene encoding scopoletin glucosyltransferase: MGSEGRQLHIFMFPFMAHGHMIPIVDMAKLFASRGIKITIVTTPLNSISISKSLHNCSPNSLIQLLILKFPAAEAGLPDGCENADSIPSMDLLPKFFEAVSLLQPPFEEALHNNRPDCLISDMFFPWTNDVADRVGIPRLIFHGTSCFSLCSSEFMRLHKPYQHVSSDTEPFTIPYLPGDIKLTKMKLPIFVRENSENEFSKFITKVKESESFCYGVVVNSFYELEAEYVDCYKDVLGRKTWTIGPLSLTNTKTQEITLRGRESAIDEHECLKWLDSQKPNSVVYVCFGSLAKFNSAQLKEIAIGLEASGKKFIWVVRKGKGEEEEEEQNWLPEGYEERMEGTGLIIRGWAPQVLILDHPSVGGFVTHCGWNSTLEGVAAGVPMVTWPVGAEQFYNEKLVTEVLKTGVGVGVQKWAPGVGDFIESEAVEKAIRRIMEKEGEEMRNRAIELGKKAKWAVGEEGSSYSNLDALIEELKSLAF, translated from the coding sequence ATGGGCAGCGAAGGCCGACAGCTCCACATCTTCATGTTTCCATTCATGGCTCATGGCCATATGATTCCCATTGTGGACATGGCCAAGTTATTTGCATCTCGTGGCATCAAGATCACCATCGTCACAACCCCTCTCAATTCCATCTCCATTTCCAAATCACTTCACAATTGTTCCCCCAATTCGCTCATCCAACTTCTCATCCTTAAATTCCCTGCTGCTGAAGCTGGTTTACCAGATGGTTGTGAAAATGCTGACTCCATTCCTTCCATGGATTTACTCCCCAAATTCTTCGAAGCTGTCTCCTTGCTTCAACCACCTTTTGAGGAAGCTCTTCACAACAATCGCCCTGATTGCCTCATCTCCGACATGTTCTTCCCTTGGACCAACGATGTTGCTGACAGAGTTGGCATTCCCAGGCTGATTTTCCATGGCACAAGttgtttctctctttgttcttccgAGTTCATGAGACTTCACAAGCCTTACCAGCATGTTTCCTCCGATACAGAACCTTTTACCATTCCTTATCTCCCCGGAGATATTAAGCTAACCAAAATGAAACTCCCCATCTTTGTTCGGGAGAATAGCGAGAATGAATTTAGCAAATTTATCACCAAGGTTAAAGAATCAGAATCGTTTTGCTATGGTGTTGTTGTCAACAGTTTCTACGAGCTGGAAGCAGAGTATGTAGATTGTTACAAAGATGTCTTGGGAAGAAAGACGTGGACAATTGGCCCACTTTCATTAACCAACACCAAAACTCAAGAAATCACGCTAAGAGGAAGAGAATCTGCCATTGACGAGCACGAGTGCTTGAAATGGCTCGATTCCCAGAAACCCAACTCGGTTGTGTATGTCTGTTTTGGAAGTTTGGCCAAATTCAACTCAGCTCAGTTGAAGGAGATTGCAATTGGACTGGAGGCTTCTGGGAAAAAATTCATCTGGGTTgtcagaaaaggaaaaggggaagaagaggaagaggaacaAAATTGGCTACCCGAGGGGTACGAAGAGAGGATGGAAGGAACAGGGCTAATCATAAGAGGATGGGCACCGCAAGTTTTGATATTGGATCACCCATCAGTAGGTGGATTTGTGACACACTGTGGATGGAATTCAACGTTGGAAGGAGTGGCTGCGGGAGTTCCGATGGTGACATGGCCAGTGGGGGCGGAGCAGTTTTATAATGAGAAACTGGTGACGGAGGTACTAAAAACAGGGGTTGGAGTTGGGGTTCAGAAATGGGCTCCCGGTGTGGGAGATTTCATAGAAAGTGAAGCTGTGGAGAAGGCAATTAGAAGaataatggagaaagaaggagaagagatgAGAAACAGAGCAATAGAACTTGGAAAGAAGGCAAAGTGGGCAGTTGGAGAAGAAGGATCTTCATATTCAAATTTGGATGCTTTAATTGAGGAGTTGAAATCATTGGCATTTTAG
- the LOC105434429 gene encoding LOW QUALITY PROTEIN: scopoletin glucosyltransferase (The sequence of the model RefSeq protein was modified relative to this genomic sequence to represent the inferred CDS: inserted 1 base in 1 codon; deleted 2 bases in 2 codons; substituted 3 bases at 3 genomic stop codons), with amino-acid sequence MATEGRQLHIFMFPFMAHGHMIPVVNMANLFASRGIKITIVTTPLNSISISKSLHNDSSSLHIHLLILKFPSAEVGLPDDCENVDSLPTMDLLPLFYQAISLLQSSLEEALHQNRPHCLVADMFFPWTNDVADRIGIPRLIFHGTGSFSLCASEFVRIHQPYKHVSSYTERFVIPYLPGDIKLTKMQLPIILRENIENEYNKFSTKVKESEAERKRIHHXRKKFIXVVRKGKGEEEEDEQYWLPKGYEQRMEGRGLIIRGWASQVLILDHPAVGGFVTHCRWGFEHWTSCXVPVXAAQQFYNEKLVKEVLKIGVGVGVRKWAPGVGDFIRSEAVEKAIKRIMEEEGEETRNRAIEFAKEAERAIEKDGSSYLNLDDLIEELKTLAF; translated from the exons ATGGCTACCGAAGGTCGACAGCTTCATATCTTCATGTTTCCATTCATGGCTCATGGCCACATGATTCCCGTTGTGAACATGGCCAACCTTTTTGCATCTCGTGGCATAAAGATCACCATCGTCACAACCCCTCTCAattccatctccatctccaaaTCACTTCACAATGATTCCAGTTCATTGCATATTCATCTTCTCATTCTCAAATTCCCTTCTGCTGAAGTTGGTTTACCTGATGATTGTGAAAATGTTGACTCCCTTCCAACCATGGATTTGCTCCCCTTATTCTACCAAGCTATCAGCTTGCTTCAATCCTCTCTTGAGGAAGCTCTTCACCAGAATCGCCCCCATTGCCTTGTGGCCGACATGTTCTTCCCTTGGACCAACGATGTTGCTGACAGAATTGGGATTCCCAGGCTGATTTTTCATGGCACTGgttctttctctctttgtgCCTCTGAGTTCGTCAGAATTCACCAGCCTTATAAACATGTTTCGTCCTATACAGAGCGTTTTGTCATTCCTTATCTCCCTGGAGATATTAAGCTAACCAAAATGCAACTTCCCATCATCCTTCGGGAGAATATCGAGAATGAATACAACAAATTTAGCACCAAAGTTAAAGAGTCAGAGGCAGAGAGGAAGAGAATCCACCATTGAC GGAAAAAATTCATCTGAGTAGTCAGG AAAGGGAAAGGGGAAGAGGAGGAAGACGAACAATATTGGCTACCGAAAGGGTACGAACAAAGGATGGAAGGAAGAGGGTTAATCATAAGAGGATGGGCATCGCAAGTTTTGATATTGGATCATCCGGCGGTGGGTGGATTTGTTACACACTGCAGGTGGGGATTTGAACACTGGACCTCTTGTTAGGTGCCAG GAGCTGCACAGCAATTTTACAATGAGAAACTAGTGAAGGAGGTTCTAAAGATAGGGGTTGGTGTTGGGGTTCGAAAATGGGCACCTGGTGTGGGAGACTTCATAAGAAGTGAAGCTGTGGAGAAGGCGATTAAGAGAATAAtggaggaagaaggagaagagacGAGAAACAGAGCAATAGAATTTGCAAAGGAGGCGGAGAGAGCAATTGAGAAAGACGGATCTTCATATTTGAATCTGGATGATTTAATTGAGGAGTTGAAAACGTTGGCATTTTAG